The Drosophila nasuta strain 15112-1781.00 chromosome 2R, ASM2355853v1, whole genome shotgun sequence genome segment CGAATTGAAATTGCCTGGGCCGGACACCCGTCGAATCAGCAGTGAGTACTCGATTAGAATGTATGCCTTGAGTTCTGTCAGAGCGATATCCTTATACAATGAGTAGACAAGTTGTTGAGGTGTCTGGGAACTATGACAAAGTTTTTCCGATGACATCTCATATTTTTGCCGGAGTTGACTTAAAATTTCCTTGCTGATATATCGCTGACCGTAAAGTTTCAAATAGAAATcattatttaagaatttaagaGAATTTGGCCGAGTTATTTCTTCAGTGAATGAAATAATGAGAGTGTCATTCTCAGAAATAGCCATTTTCTCAAAATTCGCAAATTCCTCTGAAATAGCTTCCATGTCGTCAACCATGTTGCCTATTTCATCCATTTGTGTGTCACTACCGAATAAGTAGTCATATAGCGGATGCTTAGAAATTGTAACGtgatttttttcgatttgattaatttgtgTGGCGATATTCTTGAAATGTTGAAGcactttgatttgattttcgaGTTTTTTCGCATTGTCAAATTCACCAAGatcattattaatttcattaacatCGGTGCGCACCTTCGTAACTGTTTCATTCGCATTATGAACAAATGCTACAACTCCGCTTACGAGGATATCTAAGGGGTGAACTGACTGACTTTGTTGACTGAAGAGCACAAATATCAGCAGCAATAGCCACGAAAGTGAGAACTGGATTTGCATTGTACGCAAATAGTTAAGTTGTTCTTTTGTTCTCAAATGACCGGCAACAGAACTTTTCGCGATGACAGTAAATTCACGAATGATTCGTATTGAAATATATGATGATGATAAACAAActttcatatattttgtatatgcaCATAATATACAATGATCGCCACTTGAATAGATCAACTGTCTagtaatttttgttattaattttttcaCCCAAGATACGATCAAAATCCGGGCATTATATATTCATGTAGAGACGTcgattttcaaatatatttacggtgggttttctacaaatttaaaaaaagttatattcAAGTGGCACGAGCCGTGCCTGTTAACATTCATCAAAAGATTCAAATTAAGTGATAATTATTCGTaggtaatttaatatttgactGTAATAGACCATTCGCAACAAGAATTCGATTAAAATTACTAAAAGAATTTATCTTTATACAACCATTATAAGTTTTCTTCGAAGATTTTTtcgaaaatacttttattgaCAATCGCTGTCTCGCCCGGAGTAGTACTAGTTTAGTACGTTCCATATTTTTGGGAGTCATTTCATGGCATGTTAAATATTCTACGGCatatattgaatgcaattCAACCGATAATCACGGAATATTATCATTAAATTGTCAGTACTATATATTTTCACTGGTCGGGatgtaatttaaaatggatagcgggttAACTCCTCTTTAactttctttctattttttttgtgattttagaatgtgtgtgaatataatgtatttattaaaatagcTTCTGATATTCCACACACTAGAATCAAGAATTCTATGTAAGTTTGATTTTGGTAGTGTATAAGCATTCTGGGTCCGAATGACGATTCGGTATATGTGATGGGCttaacagaaaaaaaaattgctcaAAGATTTATTTAGGGTGCAAAGTGCTACTGGCGATAGTTCTAGTCAAGtggaaaaaaaacacagagaTTAAGTTGCGAAAGTCTTCATGCGACAGAAGTGTCTACCCTAACTGCCCTAACTAGTTTTAATTACCCTTCTACttcaaaaaaagtaaataaattagaaagtCATGATAAACTTTATAATTAGAactaaaacaagtaagaaagctacagtcgagtgtgctcgactgttagatacccgctacccgttttcaataaaagcaaaatattgcggtattattttcaaaatataatatatacaaaaaataatattaaatactaagaatataccaactggtatatttggtatatcgatatactaccgcattcaaaatatatcataaacggcacaatataccagattgtcagccaaagcaactaagaccccgAGTAAGTGCGTTTTTGcccaaacaaaattatttctttaataacttcgacaatttttatctgatcgcagccaaattttaagaaatcataaatactattctCTAGCCCtaaagttacgcttgttattcgtttttttttatttgcggggcggaagtgggcgtggcaaaaatttgaaacaaacttgatctgcgtgcaaatataacaaatgctgtcgaaaaaaattatagctctatctcttatagtctctgagatccagtgtttcatacggacagacgaacatagctagatcgtctcggctgttgatgctaaTCAagaacatatatattttataaagtcAGAGATGcatccttctacctgttacatacatttcctgcacacaaagttataatatccttctaccctatgggtagcgggtataaaaacgaaattagataataataaattttaaaaatgttgttttgttgaaaATGTCTTGAATATTTGATCTTGATCATGCGTTCTGAgttcaatattattttcttttataaatattccGTCATCTTAATGTTCTTTAAGTAGTAAACAATTGTATAATGCTAATGTAAGCAGGTCTTCTACTTTCAACCTATTTATGTAGCTGTGAGACTGTCTAAATAGTAAACTGGTATAACCATTCGTATTATTGATAACGTtctgtatgtatttgtgtaatctaaaatgaatttaagGTCGAGCTTTTGGTCATGAAATCAGTTGCTGAAgttctaaaaataaaccaaataataGACGACTTAAGCGTTGGGGCTGCAGATTGTTTCaatcgtttcattttcaaataaaactaaaatctGGAAAGTAGCaagattattttattaaaaaagtgaattttattgtaaatgaaaattttaagaaaccttttacaaataaatagtgTAACATATTTTACGGCTCGGAAATTGGCAAACGAACATAATCTGCGATATCATAGCTGATAATTCTGGGTGCAACAAATCCACCATATCCTGGACTATTTTTATAGTAGAGGCCAATGCCGAACAACGGAGCTGGCGGATTTGAAGCAACATCCTGCATATCCAGAAATGGAATCGTGGTTTGTGCCGAATCTTTTTCGATTCCTGTGTTAACAAATTCGACACATTGATTCTCTTTTGACAATGGCTCTGAACTGTGTGTTGATCGGGTTGGTACATTCAAATTATCAATGTTTAGTTTTTCGTGTTCATAATCAAATATCCCACGCAAACTCAAAATTTGTATCTCTTTTACATGTTCTTGGTGACcttttatattatatgaattAAGTTCACCCTTTTCAAACCAATAAATGCCATGAGATACTTCGAGTCTCAGTCTTCCTTGTTTCACAGCAAAACGCACGCCGgttactaaaaatattctaccatatttatatgtaatgTCATCCAGGTTTATGCGTCGGTTTTCATAACTCATTGCATGATAGTCAACTCCCTCGGTGACATTGAAATCATCGATTTTGTAGTCATCAATGGGCTTCCACTCAACAGTTGATTCGTTGATCGCACCTCGGGGCAAGAGTTGACCCTGTTGTATTTGCAAATGGATTATGCGATTCTTCTTCACAAACCGCACTCCAGTCACAACTTTGTTATCCCACTCATCCGATATAACTGGTCGAAGATTGAAGTATCGATCAGACCGTGGACCCGGTTCATCACATAGGCAGAAGCAGTAGCTGCATTTGTAAAACAATCTCCTCCAGCTCTCCACATTGTTGACGTCACGCCAACATTTCTCGCGCTCTCCAATTCGAGGCCCGTCACTATATTGAATGTAGTCATAGCGACGAGTGCTGCTCTCCGGTGACTGACATACAGATAAGTCTGACTCTATGAACCGACAATCGTGAATTCGACCAGAGCACGAAGGTTGTTGAGAACAGAACTTTTGCTCGAAGCATCCCATCTTAGTTGTGTTGGTGTAATCGGGGCAGCTCTGACTGCATGACCCGTCGCTATTGAGATCCACCTCGTTCTCCACATATCCTTGAAGCAGTCGAGTTAGCTCTTCGTAGGTACCGCCTAGAACATGGTTTTCTGGATCGCAACGCCATAAAACACGATCAGCTTTTTTTCATCGTATTTATGAGTGTGTCGAGAGCTTCTTCGTTGATagtgttgtagttgttgcgaACCAAATTCGTTTCCGAATTGAAATTGCCTGGGCCGGACACCCGTCGAATCAGCAGTGAGTACTCGATTAGAATGTATGCCTTGAGTTCTGTCAGAGCGATATCCTTATACAATGAGTAGACAAGTTGTTGAGGTGTCTGGGAACTATGACAAAGTTTTTCCGATGACATCTCATATTTTTGCCGGAGTTGACTTAAAATTTCCTTGCTGATATATCGCTGACCGTAAAGTTTCAAATAGAAATcattatttaagaatttaagaGAATTTGGCCGAGTTATTTCTTCAGTGAATGAAATAATGAGAGTGTCATTCTCAGAAATAGCCATTTTCTCAAAATTCGCAAATTCCTCTGAAATAGCTTCCATGTCGTCAACCATGTTGCCTATTTCATCCATTTGTGTGTCACTAACGAATAAGTAGTCATATAGCGGATGCTTAGAAATTGTAACGTGATTTTTTTCGATCTGATTAATTTGTGTGGCGATGTTCTTGAAATGTTGAAGcactttgatttgattttcgaGTTTTTTTCGCATTGTCAAATTCACCAAGATCATTATTTAATTCATCAATATCGGTGCGCGCCATAATCACTGTTTCATTTGAATGATAAACAAATGCTAGAACTCCATCTACTTCGTATAAGAAGTCTGACTGACTTTGTTGACTGAAGATCGTCAATATCAGCAGCAATGACAGTAAAACCGAAATCCGAATTTTCATCTTATTGTTCCCTTAATCACAAATAATCCGCAACACAACTTATCGCGTTGACAATAAATTCGCAAATgattcatattaaaatatttgtatggaTCGAGACTTgaatgtatagtatataagCATTCAAAATACACTGATCGTCACTTGCATAGTACAACTCTCTTTTAGTCGAGTTATGAAAAATAACTCAGGGTAGTCTATTCCAGTGAAAAAAACTGCTTTCACaatcaaaagttttaaattaagtCATAATTATAATGGAATAGCTAAAGATTTGACTTTTTCCTAACTATGTATCTGTTCTTTACTTAGTAGATCTGTAATTTGAATTCGCTGTCGATTAGTCATGAAGCCATTTATAAATATAGCTTATTTGGTGATCATAAGCCATTTCGAAATTTGCagaataaatgtatattaatgCCATAAAAGGTgtccgcaaataaaaaacaagtcggaaagttacagtcgagtgtgctcaactgtgagatacccgctgcccattttgaataaaagcaaaatattgcggtatttttgcaaaatacaccaaaaatacaaatataatggtatatcgatataataccacattca includes the following:
- the LOC132784006 gene encoding uncharacterized protein LOC132784006, producing the protein MARTDIDELNNDLENHVLGGTYEELTRLLQGYVENEVDLNSDGSCSQSCPDYTNTTKMGCFEQKFCSQQPSCSGRIHDCRFIESDLSVCQSPESSTRRYDYIQYSDGPRIGEREKCWRDVNNVESWRRLFYKCSYCFCLCDEPGPRSDRYFNLRPVISDEWDNKVVTGVRFVKKNRIIHLQIQQGQLLPRGAINESTVEWKPIDDYKIDDFNVTEGVDYHAMSYENRRINLDDITYKYGRIFLVTGVRFAVKQGRLRLEVSHGIYWFEKGELNSYNIKGHQEHVKEIQILSLRGIFDYEHEKLNIDNLNVPTRSTHSSEPLSKENQCVEFVNTGIEKDSAQTTIPFLDMQDVASNPPAPLFGIGLYYKNSPGYGGFVAPRIISYDIADYVRLPISEP